The genomic region actacacggtcaattaatctatgataaaggaGGCAAGTATATgtaaagggaaaaagacagtcacttcaacaaatagtgttgggaaaactggacaactacatccAAAAGAGTGagactggatcactttcttacaccacagacataaataaactcaaaatagattaaaaacctaaatgtgagacctgaaatcataaaaatcctagaagagagcacaagcaataATTTGTCGACATCAGCAGCAgtaaaatttttctatatatgtcttctaaagcacaagaaacaaaagcaaaaataaactctggagactacatcaaaataaaaagcttttgcatagcaaaggaaataatgaacATAACTAACAGACAACCTACTGAACGGgggaagatatttggaaatgaaacaCCTGagaaggggctaatatccaaaatatatagagaaattatacaattcaacaccacaaaaaaaaattaatccaattaaaagatgagaagaaggctttaacagacatttcaccaaaaaagatataaaaatggccaagaagcaATTGAAAAGTTGgacaacatcactgatcatcaggaaaatgcaaaacaaaaccacaatgagatatcaactaacacctgtcacaatggctaaaatccagAACACAAGAAAGAAgttttggtgaggatatggagaaaaatgaattatcttgtattgttggtaggaatgcaaactgtgcagGCACTGTGAAAaaagtatggagttttctcaaaaaattaaaaatagaattaccatatgaccaagtaattccaccactgggtatttacccaaagaatatgaaaacactaatctgaaaatATATGAGCGCCAGTATGTTTatacagcattatttaccataaccaaattatggaatcaccccaagtgtccattgatagaagAATGACcaaggaagatgtggtttacatataggATGGAATATTTTCAAtcataaagaagaatgagatcttgccttttacaaaaacatggatggatctacaaagtataacgctaagtgaagtaagtcagtcagagaaagctaaataccaaatgattttaCTCaaatgtggagtttaagaaacaaaacaaataaagaaaaaaggaacggACAAAattagactcttaaatattgaagacagactggtggttaccagaggggaggtgagtgtgaaatgggtgaaataagtgaaaggaATTAAAAGTACACATAGCGTAAtgatcactgagtaatgtatagaattgttgaatcactatattgtacacctgactAATATAACTCTGCATGTTAattaaactggaatttaaaaataaatgaatacacataaaaacaaaataaattcatttaaaaatattttttaaaaaatcatttaaaacaatgttCTAGGTTCTTGTGGTCTATATTGTGACAAAAAGCAAAATGGTTAATGTAGCCTAGAGAAAGTCCTTGACTGTATACTGCTGCCTACACCAGTTCAATAGAAACTGCTCTTGGCATATTTTCTGCATGGGAATTAACTGAGAAGAACACATCAGCCAGAATAATATCTGCATGGTAAATTGCTAGAGACTTTGTCAGCTTTAGTGCAGATGCCATATTTGACACAATTGTACTGAAACTATAACTTGGTAAAATTTACTTTTGTCCACCTTTATCTGCTGTGAACTCTGGTTTATGCAGGGACTATCCTAGTGAATTTAAATGGATATGTGTTTGTGGACCACTACTCTATACCTTTTCAAGTATCTGTACTATTACAGCACAGGATGCAGTTTGGGTTCTGACTCACTAAATTGATCATAATAAGGGGAGTTGTTCTTTTTTGGTTCAGGGGAAATACAGGATGCACTGATGAGTAAGTTATTGCTGTGCACAACTGGGNNNNNNNNNNNNNNNNNNNNNNNNNNNNNNNNNNNNNNNNNNNNNNNNNNNNNNNNNNNNNNNNNNNNNNNNNNNNNNNNNNNNNNNNNNNNNNNNNNNNNNNNNNNNNNNNNNNNNNNNNNNNNNNNNNNNNNNNNNNNNNNNNNNNNNNNNNNNNNNNNNNNNNNNNNNNNNNNNNNNNNNNNNNNNNNNNNNNNNNNNNNNNNNNNNNNNNNNNNNNNNNNNNNNNNNNNNNNNNNNNNNNNNNNNNNNNNNNNNNNNNNNNNNNNNNNNNNNNNNNNNNNNNNNNNNNNNNNNNNNNNNNNNNNNNNNNNNNNNNNNNNNNNNNNNNNNNNNNNNNNNNNNNNNNNNNNNNNNNNNNNNNNNNNNNNNNNNNNNNNNNNNNNNNNNNNNNNNNNNNNNNNNNNNNNNNNNNNNNNNNNNNNNNNNNNNNNNNNNNNNNNNNNNNNNNNNNNNNNNNNNNNNNNNNNNNNNNNNNNNNNNNNNNNNNNNNNNNNNNNCTGATTGTGTTTTTGAATTCTTGGTtgagaaaaaacaagaaagagcatgattactttctgttctctcttgccctcctcaGTAATTTCCTAATCCCCTCTTTAATCTCCTGAGTTCGTACCCCATAGACAATGGGGTTGAGAGCTGCAGGAATTACATGGTGTAACACATTAAGTAAGACAGGGATATcaggggaaatttttttcttggcaatgtgggtaaaaacaaaaaccagcaggATGGTGCTGAAGAAGAGGATGAGGATGAAGTGAGAGCCACAAGTGCTCAGAGCTTTGGCAGCTGCCCCTTTTGTCTTGAGTCTAAGAACGGCTCGTAGGATGAAGGTATAGGAGAAGATGATGAGAATGAGGTCAGAGCCCAGTAGAGTCCAGGCCACAACTAAATGGTAAATTCTGTTAAAGCCAATGTTATCACAGGAGAGCTTGGACACAGAGAGATTGGCACACATACAGTTCTCAATTATATTGTTTCCACAATAATGGAGCCGGGCAGAGAGGATGGGAATGAACATAGTAAGAAGTGCATTTCTggccaaaataaaaatggcagccTTGGCTACAAAATGATCAGTGATGATGGATGAGTACCTCAGTGGGTGGCAGATGGCtacatagcggtcataggccatgacCATGAATGTGCAGGGCTCCATGCCAAAGAAGCAATTCATGATGTACATCTGGAGGAAGCAGGCATAGAAGCTGATGGACTTGAGGTCAAACCAGAAGATGGCCAGAATCTTGGGGATGACGGTGAGGCAAAGCACAATGTCCAGTAGGGAGAGGAGGCTGAGCAGGTAGTACATGGGCTCATGTAGAGAGACCTCCATCCGAATGGTGATCAAGAGAATACCATTGGCCCCCAtagccaggaggaggaggaggctgagtgGCAGGGACAACCAGAGCTTCCAGCTGGGGGACCTGACAAAACAATTCAGGAGGAAGTCTGAAATCTCAAAGGAGATGGTGCCATTTTGATGCACTGTcatattttgtcatatatttcTACAGCTTCCTTTTAGTGATCTGTAAAATTAGGATTAAATTAGCTACTGGTTTAGGACACATGAATTTAGAACAATTTGCTCCACCTAGGTAAGTCTTGTGATTCCTAGCAGGTCATCCAGACCCATgtgaatttatctatttatcattTGTGCCATGTTACTCAGATATTCTCATCACTAAACAATATAGAAGACTGAAGTAACATGATTTATTTAtacatgtttgatttttttcaggtttttaaaaatagaattgtcatttctttggagaaacacaGAGCAGGGGGAAATTGCTCAGAGACTACTTTGTTTCAGATGAGTCTCTAAATTTGTGCTcgtaaatttcttcctttttgttttttgttttgtgaccCCAAGGGCTACCATATGATAAACATATGGTTTGTCTACACAAAGGTTAAGGAGCAGAACCTGGCTCAAGTAGGGACTCAGATACATGACTGTCTCTCATGCACCCTCATGCACATACAATTCTTGGTCAGGCTTCCAGAAATCTGGAATAATTCTTTCTCTTGCACTTAGTACTCTGACTCCTGCTTCCACTGCTCTGAGTATAATTttcttcttagtttctttttatgttgtgtctattattgttgttttctatattattattattaattattattattattattattattattattagttgttgttgttataggGACCACTGAACTCCAGTGACTCCCAGAGAACTTTAAACATCTCTCCTAAACATTGTTTAGGACATTGTGTGCATCCAGTGACAGATACCTCAGTAATCATCTGGgcataattttctgtttttacagcATAGCTTTAGAGATTCTTTAGATTGAGCTTAAACTGAggaaccactttcttactcccACTGACCCCAGTTGTGGTCTCTGTCTTCAACGTCTAATGTTATTTAGATTAAATTTAATTCCTCCCCCATGATTCAAGCATTTGTGGGCAGATTGTTTGCCATAAAGCCACTACATTTTAGCGTGTACGGTTGAAAACTCCGAATCATCTAAGTAAGCGCCAGATGATACACTCTCCAGGCTTCCTACCCCCATCCCCATTCATCTCCTATGGACAAATTCCTGCCCCTCTGCATCTCTGGAAGCACCCAGAAAAATACGTAAAAAGGCAAGAGAACAGCAAAAGGGAAGGTTCCAGAGTACAGTTTCTCACACGTGCCTCCTGATCTGAGACAGCATGCGGTCTCTCCTATCCTGTTTTCGCACTACTTGTACAGTAGTGACTCAGGAATGGAACGGAGCACAGATCTGGACTAAAGAGAAATGTCTCCCCCCACCATGCCCAGTGTTCTGCCTACTCCTGGTATAGCTGCCCCTCAGGCACCCTCTATCCAGACTCACTTACAGAGGATGTGAGCAGGGGTCTGGCTCCACTGATATTGGAGTTCCGGCTAGTTCCTGAAATAGCTGGGTGTAGTTATAACTCCAGAGCATCAGGGACTTTGCCCTCAGGGAACTTCTCCATCCCCATTTCCCTGTGCTTAAAAGGCCCTCCTGGGAGACAAGCAGGCAGGtaggagaagaaaatgtttttctttctctctaaaaggaAGGAGCTCTGGTAATCCAGCCCAACACTGACTGCGTCCTGTAGGCACTGAGTCTCCTGGGGCTCGGGGTcttatatccatccatccatccatccatccatccttccatccatccacgtTCACACTCGTTTGCACAGGCACACTGGGTGTCCTCCATGGGTCTAATAATCTCACTCAGAAGTTCCAATGGGCTTCCTGCAGCCCATTGTCAGATAGGTGCCTCCCAAACCATGCTGTTTAATGGACTGATGTAAATTTATAATGACTTTCATCATGGCGTTATAATGATAAGAATGCAAGAGtaacttggaaaaaatattcctGAGAAAAtgcaatgtgtttttaaaagagagagtcCTATCATGATTTTTGCTGTAATGGAAGATTTTTCAAATGGGATGTGTATACAACTGTATACTAGGAAACAGGAGtcgtttctatttcattttgagcCTCATGTGAATTATTCCCATCCTCAAATTATGGGAGGTAGcatcatcagtttgttttttctttcttacgtTTCAGTTTAAAAACTTGattgtagttgacacacaatgttgcgttagtttcaggtgtacaacatggtgattcgaCAAGTGTATACAGTTAAGTTATACTGCACTCACCACAGGTATAGCTACCAGCCGTCACCATATAACACAAGTACAATAGCATTGACCGTGTTCTCTGGGCTATGCTGTCAGCATCAGTTTCTTTAAAGGCcttctcttgctttatttttatttccctgtctcCTGCATATCTCAACCTCACCCAATATCTTCTCTTTAGAAAAGTGATAGGTACAGTgtgtttaaaatatgtaataattagAATTATTCTTAAGTATGCTTATATGGCTACATGTTCACCTATGGGAGAATGATTTGGactgaattttataaataatattggataatatatctgataataaatctgttattcttttttttcactcaacagtaAATCATGAACAACTGTCCCTGTTGCTCTTGTAAgtccacttcattctttttgatttcggTTTAATTACAAttatgtgccttttctttttttttttttttttaaagtaatctataCCCAAATGACCTATAATTAATTCTTAACCAAAAAATACTGTTATGTCAAATTCCTTATATACTTCTATTATAATCCTAAAATAGGTAATGTGTaggagtgtgatttttttttagttataacatgtaaaaatatttaatttcactaGGAATATCAAATTTGTCgcccaaaatatttacaaaatctcACTATAAATTcctaaagtgtatttatttttcatattccatATACCATTTcatgctacattaaaaaaagtaggtggatgtaaaatagtattttattatttttaattcgaTTTTCTCCTGATAAGTAAGCATTGTTCATATAATGTTTAGCCATTTTTGGTTTTCATGCTGTTTATTATATTTGATATCCTTCAGCTGTTTTTtccactaattttatttttcgtGCATATCGACAAAATCCctgtgcatattttaaatattagagcCTCCTGTTGGCTAGATATTGCTAATCTGTTATAAAGCTTTCAATTTGTGTCTGCGGTTCATTATTCAATGCACATTTTTCAATTTGACCAAGTCAAAATCTCTACTTTTCTATGAATAGATATTCTCTAGATCACAAAGAtacttttgtttatatgtttttgtttgtgtaacattttcaaaacatgCATTATGTTTCATACTGATGTATATAAACCTGGTTGTGGTTTATTTTGTCAAGAGTCAGGAGTGGTATGAAGTTAGTATGCCCTGATATGTACACAGCAGTGCAAATATCAAATACTATCTTGCTATTTTTGTAACTATCCTCTACTTTGAGACCCCTAGCACCTCAACGCTACCCTGGGCACTCTCATGGTGTCTCTTAGACCTCCCCATGATCCATGAGGTGTGGGATACTGCCAGCAGAGTGGGGCCATCCGTGCCTGGTTCCAGAGGAGGGTCTgactcttttctgttttgttggtggAGGTTACTAAGTATTTTGAATACCCTTTTAATTTAATGTGTTGAATAACTTTGTTTCTTCATACACAGATaaataatttatccttttttcaCTAATTTGAGCTGGCAGCTTTATTATATACCAAGTTTCATGCACGCATAGCTGTGTTTCTGTTTCATCATTGGTGTCTTTGACTTCCCTTACAACAATCCCAcatcatttttattactattgcTTGTAGTTTACTGTTATAAGGCAGGTTGAGTTTCATTTGAAATGGATCCAAATGtgatactttaaaacattttttaaatatttttttttaatatttagatttttattttctatgtgtattttataatcaGCATCTCTTGTGCCATAATCTGTTAGTTATGAGTGAGTCCCTGGAGCCAGTCCAGATTAAGTAGGACTTCCTATGGGAGGAGTGCAAAAGAATGTGTGGCCATCATAAGATCTCCAGACCTAgtgttaatttttatctttcatgacTTAAGTCCAGCCATCTGACCTGTGGACTCTTgtctgttgggagatttttgattactgattcaatttcctttctggtcatgggtctgttcaaattttctatttcttcctgtttcagttttgttagtttatatgtttctaggaatttatccatttcttccagagtgcccaatttgctggcatatactttttaaataatattctcttataattgtatttctgggATGTattttgtgatctctcctctctcattcataattttacttatttggctcctttctcttcactttttgataagtttggctagtatgtttatcaattttgttaattctttcagagaacctaCTCCTAgggttgtttatttgtttgttttttgatatgttctactgttttttaatttttttctgtgtcatttaTGGTTGTTCCAACTGTTATAATTTCCCttattcttctggttttgggctttgtttgctattatttttccagCCCCTTTGgctgtaagtttaggttgtgtatttgagactcctcttgcttcttgaggtaggcctgtatcactatatACTTCCCTTTATGACCACCTTTGTTGCATCACAAATGTTTTGgtctgtcgtgttttcattttcatttgtttccgtgtagttgttgtttgtttttttttttttaatttcttctttaatatcctGGTTAAAcgatttattcttttgtttttgttttttaattttatatttgagacagagagagagaaggagcatgagcaggggaggggcagagagataaagacagaatctgaagcaggctctaggctttgattgtcagcacagagccccacgtggggctcaaagtcactagcagggagttcatgacctgaggtaaagtcggacacttaaccaactcttCCACCAAGGTGCTCtaatccatttattctttttttattaatttgtttccatttttatttttttatttttttattttgtaaatttatatccaagttagttagcatatagtgcaacaatgatttcaggagtagatttcttaatgcccctaacccattagcccatccccccctcccacaacacctccagtaaccctctgtttgttctccatatgtaagagtcttttacgttttgtccccctccctgtttttatgttatttttgcttcccttcccttgtgttcatct from Panthera uncia isolate 11264 chromosome D1, Puncia_PCG_1.0, whole genome shotgun sequence harbors:
- the LOC125913613 gene encoding olfactory receptor 56A3-like, with amino-acid sequence MTVHQNGTISFEISDFLLNCFVRSPSWKLWLSLPLSLLLLLAMGANGILLITIRMEVSLHEPMYYLLSLLSLLDIVLCLTVIPKILAIFWFDLKSISFYACFLQMYIMNCFFGMEPCTFMVMAYDRYVAICHPLRYSSIITDHFVAKAAIFILARNALLTMFIPILSARLHYCGNNIIENCMCANLSVSKLSCDNIGFNRIYHLVVAWTLLGSDLILIIFSYTFILRAVLRLKTKGAAAKALSTCGSHFILILFFSTILLVFVFTHIAKKKISPDIPVLLNVLHHVIPAALNPIVYGVRTQEIKEGIRKLLRRARENRK